In a single window of the Campylobacter fetus subsp. testudinum 03-427 genome:
- a CDS encoding putative protein (DUF493 domain) (Pfam match to PF04359.10 DUF493), translating to MANVCDFNEKPEIAYPIFWEYKIILDKDFDEKNIVKECVGNRNYTLDFSKNSKEGKFKSFNLAVLVNSDEERLELFSLLKRYSKFVL from the coding sequence ATGGCTAACGTATGCGATTTTAATGAAAAACCAGAGATAGCTTATCCGATTTTTTGGGAGTATAAAATTATTTTAGATAAAGATTTCGATGAGAAAAATATAGTAAAAGAGTGTGTTGGAAATAGAAATTATACGCTTGATTTTTCTAAAAATAGCAAGGAGGGTAAATTTAAAAGTTTTAATCTCGCTGTTTTAGTAAATAGCGATGAAGAGAGATTGGAGCTTTTTAGCCTGCTTAAAAGATATTCAAAGTTCGTTTTATAA
- a CDS encoding cytochrome c3 (Pfam match to PF14537.2 Cytochrom_c3_2): MLKIFKIFLTICVGLSISSFAANLDLNTFTKENYPIKAHHEKLGFDCKNCHKEKNPNEYKALKTDECLSCHKSYKRLAERSGHLGYDDNIHSSPHYPNMDCNNCHKSHKSSQNYCVMCHSQDGMKKILVP; encoded by the coding sequence ATGTTAAAAATTTTTAAGATATTTTTAACGATATGTGTCGGACTATCTATAAGCTCTTTTGCTGCAAATTTAGATCTTAATACATTTACGAAAGAAAATTATCCTATAAAAGCTCATCACGAGAAACTTGGATTTGACTGCAAAAATTGTCATAAAGAAAAAAATCCAAACGAATATAAAGCTTTAAAAACAGATGAGTGCTTGAGCTGTCATAAGAGTTACAAACGTTTGGCTGAGAGAAGCGGTCACCTTGGATATGATGATAACATACACAGTAGTCCGCACTATCCTAATATGGATTGTAATAACTGCCATAAGTCACACAAGTCTTCACAAAATTATTGTGTAATGTGCCATTCGCAAGATGGTATGAAAAAAATATTGGTGCCATAA
- the dcuB gene encoding anaerobic C4-dicarboxylate transporter (Pfam matches to PF03605.10 DcuA_DcuB, and to PF03605.10 DcuA_DcuB), whose protein sequence is MDFLINLSEGWQFTIQLLIVLICLFYGAKKGGIALGLLGGIGLIVLVFAFGVQPGKPAISVMLTILAVVVASATLQASGGLDVMLQIAEKVLRKNPKYISILAPFVTSTLTILCGTGHVVYTMLPIIYDVAIKNGIRPERPMAASSIASQMGIIASPVSVAVVTLTAFLINAEHHLAGFDGYLDLLKITIPSTYLGVLCVGIFSWFRGKDLDKDLGFQERIKDPEVKKYVYGDGTTLLGKKLPGTSWAAMWIFLGTIAVVATLGYFKDLRPAWNSNKDGAVVQIVAAYPTEQKILEKIVLKDAKAEVVGSSIDISSSKIKSVANNISGLTITQNDGSKLMLSQNEQGSVVYTNVKGEVKEYPNSTISLSNKVAGKTTLSMVDTIQIFMLLAGALILIFTPTNAGNIGKNEIFRSGMIALVAVFGISWMAETMFGVHTPMMRDMLGGVVTQYPWTYAIMLLLVSKFVNSQAAALVAFVPLALGIGVSPAIILAFAPACYGYYILPTYPSDLAAIQFDRSGTTHIGKYVINHSFIIPGLIGVISSCIFGYIFAGLYGYL, encoded by the coding sequence ATGGATTTTCTTATAAATCTAAGTGAAGGTTGGCAATTTACAATTCAACTATTAATTGTACTTATTTGTCTATTTTACGGAGCAAAAAAAGGCGGTATAGCTTTAGGTCTTCTTGGCGGTATAGGTCTTATAGTTTTAGTATTTGCATTTGGTGTGCAGCCAGGAAAGCCTGCAATTTCGGTTATGCTTACTATACTAGCAGTTGTTGTTGCTAGTGCGACCTTACAAGCAAGTGGCGGACTTGATGTTATGCTTCAGATCGCAGAAAAAGTACTACGTAAAAATCCAAAATACATAAGCATTTTAGCTCCATTCGTAACTTCTACTCTTACGATACTTTGTGGAACAGGACACGTTGTTTATACAATGCTTCCTATCATTTATGATGTAGCTATCAAAAACGGAATTCGTCCAGAACGCCCTATGGCTGCTAGTTCGATCGCCTCTCAAATGGGTATCATAGCAAGCCCGGTTTCAGTCGCAGTCGTAACTTTAACTGCGTTTCTTATCAACGCAGAGCATCATTTAGCCGGATTTGATGGTTACTTAGATCTTCTTAAGATAACAATCCCTTCAACATATCTTGGCGTTTTATGTGTTGGAATTTTTTCTTGGTTTAGAGGAAAAGATCTTGATAAAGACCTTGGATTTCAAGAGAGAATCAAAGATCCTGAAGTAAAAAAATACGTATATGGAGACGGCACAACTCTTCTTGGTAAAAAACTTCCTGGTACTAGCTGGGCTGCTATGTGGATATTTTTAGGAACTATAGCAGTAGTTGCTACTTTAGGATATTTCAAAGACCTAAGACCGGCTTGGAACTCAAACAAAGATGGCGCAGTAGTTCAAATCGTAGCTGCGTATCCAACAGAACAAAAAATCTTAGAAAAAATCGTTTTAAAAGATGCAAAAGCTGAAGTTGTAGGCTCTAGTATAGATATCTCTAGCAGCAAGATAAAAAGCGTTGCTAATAATATCTCTGGACTAACTATCACACAAAACGATGGTTCAAAATTAATGCTTTCTCAAAACGAGCAAGGTAGCGTTGTTTATACAAACGTAAAAGGCGAAGTAAAAGAGTATCCAAACTCAACTATCTCTTTATCAAATAAAGTAGCGGGCAAAACTACGCTAAGTATGGTTGATACTATTCAAATTTTTATGCTTTTGGCTGGCGCTCTTATATTGATATTTACTCCTACAAATGCTGGAAATATAGGCAAAAACGAGATTTTCCGCTCAGGTATGATAGCTCTTGTAGCTGTATTTGGGATATCTTGGATGGCTGAGACTATGTTTGGAGTGCATACTCCTATGATGAGAGATATGCTTGGAGGAGTTGTTACTCAATATCCTTGGACATACGCTATAATGCTACTTTTAGTATCTAAATTTGTTAATTCTCAAGCAGCGGCTTTGGTTGCATTTGTTCCATTAGCTCTTGGTATCGGCGTGAGTCCGGCTATTATTTTAGCTTTTGCTCCTGCTTGCTATGGTTATTATATCTTACCTACATATCCAAGCGACCTTGCGGCGATACAATTTGACCGTTCAGGAACAACACATATAGGTAAATACGTTATAAATCACAGCTTTATTATCCCAGGACTCATCGGAGTTATAAGTTCTTGTATATTTGGATATATATTTGCCGGACTTTATGGCTATCTATAG
- a CDS encoding putative protein (DUF411 domain) (Pfam match to PF04214.9 DUF411), whose translation MKIASLFIGTTLLTAAAFSADIEVYKTPECGCCGNWSKSMEKNGFSTKEYKTNDIMNIKRTAGVPDELSSCHTALVGGYAIEGHVPAAEIKRLLSQKPDDVIGISAPGMPIGSPGMEQDGVEETYKIIAFYKDGSQKVWATYKGSDKIK comes from the coding sequence ATGAAAATTGCTTCTTTGTTTATCGGCACTACGCTACTTACTGCTGCTGCATTTAGCGCAGATATAGAGGTCTATAAAACTCCGGAGTGCGGTTGTTGTGGTAACTGGTCAAAATCTATGGAAAAAAACGGATTTAGCACTAAAGAGTACAAAACAAACGATATAATGAACATAAAGCGTACTGCTGGAGTTCCTGATGAATTATCTAGTTGCCATACGGCTTTAGTTGGCGGATACGCTATAGAAGGTCATGTTCCAGCAGCTGAGATAAAAAGACTATTATCTCAAAAACCAGATGATGTTATAGGTATAAGTGCTCCTGGAATGCCTATAGGAAGTCCTGGTATGGAGCAAGACGGTGTAGAAGAAACTTATAAAATAATTGCGTTTTATAAAGATGGAAGCCAAAAAGTCTGGGCAACATACAAAGGTTCTGATAAGATAAAATAG
- the moaC gene encoding molybdenum cofactor biosynthesis protein C (Pfam match to PF01967.17 MoaC): MLTHLNEQNLPKMVDVGLKDVTRRVAVASGAIKMSLEAYSAIKQNTGKKGPVLQTAVVAAVLGAKKTSDLIPMCHPLSINSVNINIEDLEELPGFKLEATVITDGKTGVEMEALTSVSVGLLTIYDMIKAIDKSMEIIFIRLDSKSGGKSGDYRRENG; this comes from the coding sequence ATGCTTACACATTTAAATGAGCAAAATCTTCCAAAAATGGTTGATGTTGGTCTTAAAGATGTTACTAGGCGAGTAGCTGTTGCTAGCGGAGCGATAAAAATGTCTTTGGAGGCGTATAGTGCTATTAAACAAAATACGGGTAAAAAAGGTCCAGTACTTCAAACTGCAGTAGTAGCAGCTGTTTTAGGGGCTAAAAAAACCAGCGATTTGATTCCTATGTGTCATCCTTTGTCTATAAATTCCGTTAATATAAATATAGAAGATTTAGAAGAGCTTCCTGGATTTAAGCTTGAAGCTACTGTGATTACTGATGGAAAAACCGGAGTGGAAATGGAAGCATTGACCAGTGTTAGCGTTGGACTTCTTACGATTTATGATATGATAAAAGCTATCGATAAATCTATGGAAATAATCTTTATAAGATTAGATAGTAAAAGTGGCGGGAAAAGTGGAGATTATAGGAGAGAAAATGGCTAA
- a CDS encoding two-component system response regulator (Pfam matches to PF00072.20 Response_reg, and to PF00486.24 Trans_reg_C), whose amino-acid sequence MIDENILKKLKNISVLLVEDDENTRFAITQSLQFYCKKIDVASDGLEGFDKFFKDNFDIVVTDINLPNLNGLEMLDEIKKRAPHVASIIITSYDTSENILASIELGAYNYLRKPFKIEELQITILMATKNLYDNKISLKDDYEYDLASKILYKNADMISFTKIESKLLYLLVSNIDKIVSYEMIENFVWGDKAMSSEALRMVIKKIRLKTKNDIIENISGVGYRVISKK is encoded by the coding sequence ATGATAGATGAAAATATACTTAAAAAACTAAAAAATATATCGGTTTTGCTTGTTGAAGATGATGAAAATACAAGATTTGCGATAACCCAATCCTTGCAGTTTTATTGCAAAAAAATAGATGTTGCAAGTGACGGGCTTGAGGGATTTGACAAATTTTTTAAAGATAATTTTGATATAGTTGTTACTGATATAAATTTGCCGAATTTAAACGGTCTTGAAATGTTAGATGAGATTAAAAAAAGAGCTCCACACGTAGCATCTATCATAATCACATCATATGATACAAGTGAAAATATACTTGCAAGTATCGAGCTTGGAGCGTACAATTATCTTAGAAAGCCTTTTAAGATCGAAGAGCTTCAAATAACTATTTTAATGGCTACAAAAAATTTATACGACAATAAAATATCCTTAAAAGATGACTATGAATATGACTTAGCTTCAAAAATACTCTACAAAAATGCAGATATGATTTCATTTACAAAAATAGAATCAAAACTTCTGTATCTGCTCGTGAGCAATATAGATAAAATAGTGAGTTACGAAATGATCGAAAATTTCGTATGGGGTGATAAAGCGATGAGTAGCGAAGCTTTGCGTATGGTAATTAAAAAGATAAGATTAAAAACCAAAAATGACATCATCGAAAATATCTCAGGCGTTGGATATAGAGTAATATCAAAAAAGTAA
- a CDS encoding NapC/NirT cytochrome c family protein (Pfam match to PF03264.10 Cytochrom_NNT), with product MKNIFIKICLFCIFAFVIFFGGNSLIHATSDDKFCTVCHEWMDPMVEAYGQSIHGGANNHGFKASCASCHLPNDSYVKYVFKKGLNGISEATYMVFNDAKDMDWQSNRKNREEFVYDSGCISCHQTILDINSSNQNINDMHKLYAVSIQNKDKKLSCVSCHKTVGHKNLGKILYEIKNPPVGDWGDEIKK from the coding sequence ATGAAAAATATTTTTATAAAAATTTGCCTATTTTGTATTTTTGCATTCGTCATATTTTTTGGCGGTAACTCTTTGATACATGCTACAAGTGACGATAAATTTTGTACAGTTTGTCACGAATGGATGGATCCTATGGTGGAGGCTTATGGGCAAAGCATTCACGGAGGTGCGAATAATCACGGATTTAAGGCGAGTTGTGCGAGTTGCCATTTACCTAATGATAGTTATGTAAAATACGTTTTTAAAAAAGGTTTAAATGGTATCAGCGAAGCTACATATATGGTTTTTAATGATGCAAAAGATATGGATTGGCAAAGTAATAGAAAAAATCGTGAGGAATTCGTATATGATAGCGGTTGTATAAGTTGTCATCAAACAATTTTAGATATAAACTCAAGCAATCAAAATATCAATGATATGCATAAGCTATATGCGGTGTCTATTCAAAATAAAGACAAAAAACTAAGCTGTGTAAGCTGCCATAAAACAGTAGGTCATAAAAATTTGGGTAAAATACTGTATGAGATCAAAAATCCACCTGTCGGAGACTGGGGAGATGAGATAAAAAAATAA
- a CDS encoding long-chain fatty acid ABC transporter, fused permease and ATPase components, SbmA family (Pfam match to PF05992.8 SbmA_BacA), producing the protein MFSSFFKSKKWSLWAYGGLLVIIISLVLQTRLNVAINDWYKDFYDILQNVKDHSIDEFWAGIWKFLFIAMPYVIIATLTSFFASHWVFRWREAMTFAYVDVWKKCEKDIEGSSQRMQEDVYRFAKITETLGLQVLRAIMTLIAFIPVLWGLSKGVDLPIIKDIPGSLVWVALIVSVGGLIISWFVGIKLPKLEYNIQRSEAAFRKELVYAEDDKINYAKNETVVELFTGLRINFYRLFLHYGYFNIWLISFSQFMVIVPFMIMGAGLFTGLITLGILVQVSNAFDQVRSSFSVFIDNWTTITELRSIHKRLDEFEKNIKFKG; encoded by the coding sequence ATGTTTTCATCGTTTTTTAAAAGTAAAAAATGGTCGCTTTGGGCTTATGGCGGACTTCTTGTGATAATCATTTCGTTAGTGCTTCAAACAAGGCTAAATGTAGCAATTAATGATTGGTATAAAGATTTTTACGATATTTTACAAAATGTCAAAGATCATTCTATAGATGAGTTTTGGGCTGGAATTTGGAAGTTTTTATTTATCGCTATGCCTTATGTTATTATCGCTACTCTTACTAGTTTCTTTGCTAGTCATTGGGTATTTCGTTGGAGAGAGGCGATGACTTTTGCTTATGTTGATGTCTGGAAAAAATGTGAAAAAGATATAGAGGGTTCTAGTCAGCGTATGCAAGAAGATGTTTATAGATTTGCTAAGATAACAGAGACTTTGGGGCTTCAAGTTCTTAGAGCCATTATGACTCTTATAGCTTTTATACCGGTTTTATGGGGACTTAGTAAAGGTGTTGATCTACCTATCATCAAAGATATCCCTGGATCATTAGTCTGGGTGGCGCTTATAGTTAGCGTTGGAGGACTTATAATATCATGGTTTGTCGGTATCAAACTACCAAAACTAGAATATAACATACAAAGAAGCGAAGCCGCATTTAGAAAAGAGCTTGTATATGCCGAAGATGATAAGATAAATTATGCTAAAAACGAGACCGTTGTAGAGCTATTTACAGGGCTTAGGATAAATTTTTATAGACTATTTTTGCATTATGGTTACTTTAATATCTGGTTGATCTCATTTTCTCAATTTATGGTTATAGTGCCTTTTATGATAATGGGAGCAGGACTTTTTACTGGTCTTATCACTCTTGGTATTTTAGTGCAAGTTAGCAACGCATTTGATCAAGTAAGAAGCAGTTTTAGCGTATTTATAGATAATTGGACTACTATAACTGAGCTTAGAAGTATTCACAAACGTTTAGATGAATTTGAGAAGAATATCAAATTTAAAGGATAA
- a CDS encoding peptidase, M48 family (Pfam match to PF01435.14 Peptidase_M48), whose amino-acid sequence MKSTFFAILALVILGGCFYSSTKPTVSQASHSQLFLVSKEQMDAGAKDAYNKVLIAAKNKNKLNTNIKETKRVRDISSRLISQVGVFRSDARSWDWQVNVINESTINAWCMPGGKIIVYSGIIEKLNLNDNELAAIIGHEISHALREHSRENASIDLAKNAAITISGKLLGLDEASMNLANLATKYTITLPFSRSNESEADAMGAELMARAGFDPNSAITLWEKMSKLSSSSALQITSTHPSHFARINDLKNIVKKVEPLYLSSQK is encoded by the coding sequence ATGAAAAGTACGTTTTTTGCTATTTTGGCTTTAGTGATTTTAGGTGGATGTTTTTATAGCTCAACAAAGCCAACAGTTTCACAAGCCAGTCATTCTCAGCTATTTTTAGTAAGCAAAGAGCAGATGGACGCTGGTGCTAAAGATGCTTATAATAAAGTTTTAATAGCAGCCAAAAACAAAAACAAGCTAAATACCAACATCAAAGAAACCAAACGAGTAAGAGATATATCAAGCAGACTTATATCACAAGTCGGTGTTTTTAGAAGTGATGCTAGGAGTTGGGATTGGCAAGTAAATGTTATAAATGAAAGTACGATAAATGCGTGGTGTATGCCAGGAGGCAAAATCATAGTTTATAGCGGAATAATAGAAAAATTAAATTTAAATGACAATGAACTAGCCGCTATAATAGGTCACGAGATCTCTCACGCTTTAAGAGAACATAGCAGAGAAAATGCTAGTATAGATTTAGCTAAGAATGCGGCTATCACGATCAGCGGTAAGCTTTTAGGTCTTGATGAGGCTAGTATGAATTTGGCAAATTTGGCTACAAAATATACGATAACTCTTCCATTTTCACGTTCAAACGAAAGCGAAGCAGACGCTATGGGAGCTGAATTAATGGCAAGAGCAGGATTTGATCCAAATTCTGCGATAACTCTTTGGGAAAAGATGTCAAAACTAAGCTCATCATCTGCGTTGCAGATAACTTCAACCCACCCATCTCATTTTGCTAGGATAAACGACTTAAAAAATATCGTTAAAAAAGTAGAACCTTTATATTTAAGCTCACAAAAGTAG
- a CDS encoding Cache sensor-containing two-component system histidine kinase (Pfam matches to PF02518.22 HATPase_c, and to PF02743.14 Cache_1), with product MKEILYKNNIFIIFSIFFLLLMIGNYYLNRSFVKEVLTNEQLSILKNSSDKIQEWLENKKTSLKFISLLVSNFDHTKEQNTIQDILIKSQQIANFSSIYVGYENNTMLSSRVFQGPKNYAPTQRPWYINTVLQNGIYITKPYIDVGLKIPVISICQSIKRENELQGVICGVISFESIKNEILDLRLENGYIFLIDEDLNILLHPDNKIGLSKVKFDIENLDLVKSLSHETQNEILNFKPLENSKLILVAKTLKDNIYNKINEQFIINLMIYAISIILFLILAYFYNKRLERQSKIFEKAKRDYEVLLFQQTKMAELGQMIAALSHQWIQPLNSLGIFLGNLMQFKKMNKLSDEIFYDNITRSLQNIDYMSKTMDMFKNFYKIEKDVQEFNIQKAINDTICVLFPVKSTIDIKVTVAKDVTPMCKNYINEFKQITACLIQNSKQILQNSKNKKRTRIVINIKQTQTHFIIRVIDNGDGIAQNFKDNVFTPFMSTKGSSGLGLYISKLIANKKCGGDLYVSRYKNPTIFTLTILKKR from the coding sequence ATGAAAGAGATATTATACAAAAATAATATCTTTATAATATTTTCTATATTTTTCTTATTGCTTATGATAGGAAATTACTACCTAAATCGCTCATTTGTGAAAGAAGTTCTCACAAATGAGCAGCTTAGTATTTTAAAAAATTCAAGTGACAAGATACAAGAATGGCTTGAAAATAAAAAAACTAGTCTTAAATTCATTAGTCTGCTTGTATCAAATTTCGATCACACAAAAGAGCAAAATACAATACAAGATATACTTATTAAATCTCAGCAAATAGCAAATTTTTCAAGCATATACGTTGGATATGAAAACAATACAATGCTTTCTAGCAGAGTATTTCAAGGTCCAAAAAATTACGCGCCGACGCAAAGACCTTGGTATATAAATACTGTTTTGCAAAATGGAATTTACATCACAAAACCATATATCGATGTTGGACTTAAAATTCCAGTTATATCGATTTGTCAAAGTATAAAAAGAGAAAATGAACTACAAGGTGTGATTTGCGGTGTGATATCTTTCGAGAGTATAAAAAATGAAATTTTGGACTTAAGACTAGAAAACGGATATATATTTTTAATAGACGAAGATCTTAATATCTTGCTTCATCCAGACAATAAAATAGGGCTTTCCAAAGTAAAATTTGATATAGAAAATTTGGATTTGGTTAAATCATTAAGCCATGAAACACAAAATGAAATCCTAAATTTCAAACCGCTTGAAAACTCAAAGTTGATTTTAGTAGCAAAAACACTAAAAGATAATATATACAACAAAATAAACGAGCAGTTTATAATAAATCTTATGATATATGCTATCAGTATTATTTTGTTTTTGATATTGGCTTATTTTTACAATAAGAGATTGGAGCGACAATCAAAAATATTTGAAAAGGCAAAAAGAGATTACGAAGTTCTTTTATTTCAACAAACCAAAATGGCGGAGCTTGGTCAGATGATAGCGGCGCTTTCTCATCAGTGGATACAGCCTTTAAATTCACTTGGAATTTTTCTTGGAAATTTGATGCAGTTTAAGAAAATGAATAAGCTAAGTGATGAAATTTTTTATGACAATATCACTAGATCTTTACAAAATATAGATTATATGTCAAAAACTATGGATATGTTTAAGAACTTTTATAAGATCGAAAAAGACGTTCAAGAATTCAATATACAAAAAGCGATAAACGATACGATATGCGTTCTTTTTCCAGTAAAATCAACGATAGATATCAAAGTTACTGTAGCAAAAGACGTTACGCCGATGTGCAAAAACTATATAAATGAGTTCAAGCAGATAACAGCTTGTTTGATCCAAAATTCAAAACAAATTTTACAAAACAGTAAAAACAAAAAAAGAACTAGAATAGTGATCAATATAAAACAAACTCAAACACATTTTATCATCAGAGTCATCGATAACGGTGATGGAATAGCTCAAAATTTCAAAGACAATGTTTTTACTCCTTTTATGAGTACAAAAGGTAGCTCCGGACTTGGTTTATATATATCAAAGTTGATAGCAAATAAAAAATGCGGCGGAGATCTGTATGTAAGCAGATATAAAAATCCGACTATTTTTACGCTAACGATACTAAAAAAAAGGTAA
- the lctP gene encoding L-lactate permease (Pfam match to PF02652.10 Lactate_perm) codes for MTNEVNWLHAAISGLPIILFFVALVWLKLKGWIAAATTVALSFIIAITLNDMSVVKALASFAGGFLKGLWPIAWIIIAAIFLYKLSDKSGYFNVLKHSVMSITPDHRIQVILIAFCFGSFLEGAIGFGGPVAITAALLVGLGLRPLYAAGLCLIANTAPVAFGAVGIPIIAMAQAVNVDQNVISAMVGRMLPPVSLFVPFFIVFLMDGFRGVKETFPAIFVATISFAATQFYSSNHIGPELPDIISAIVSIIVTSAFLKIWKPKNIFRVDGSEYKDDGQLIPLKDIWLAWAPFVMLVIAVIIWQIPSFKALFKAGGMFEFTGMTFVIYEDIKFRLDLILTAGTAILLAGIVSIFILSVNAKTVALAAKDTLKEMKIPVLTIGLVVAYAVLAEKSGQASLMGTALAQTGDAFAFFSPIIGWLGVFLTGSDTSSNLLFGSLQVAAANALMSAPDATVKQGLDVLFLAANTFGGVVGKMISPQSIAIACAAVGLVGKESDLFRFTVKYSIGFIIACGAITYIIAHWLPFIIPTA; via the coding sequence ATGACCAATGAAGTAAATTGGCTACATGCTGCTATTAGCGGATTGCCTATTATACTATTTTTTGTAGCTTTAGTATGGCTCAAGCTAAAAGGTTGGATAGCTGCCGCAACTACAGTTGCTCTAAGTTTTATCATAGCTATCACACTCAATGATATGTCCGTGGTTAAAGCTTTAGCATCATTTGCAGGTGGATTTTTAAAAGGCTTATGGCCTATCGCATGGATTATCATCGCAGCGATATTTTTGTACAAACTCTCTGATAAGAGTGGATACTTTAACGTACTAAAACATAGCGTAATGAGTATAACTCCAGATCATAGAATTCAAGTTATATTGATCGCGTTTTGTTTTGGTTCATTTTTAGAAGGCGCTATAGGATTTGGCGGACCTGTTGCGATCACTGCAGCTTTGCTAGTTGGACTTGGTCTTCGTCCTTTATACGCTGCTGGTCTTTGTTTGATAGCAAATACAGCTCCAGTTGCGTTTGGTGCTGTTGGAATTCCTATTATAGCTATGGCTCAAGCTGTAAATGTTGATCAAAACGTTATCTCAGCAATGGTAGGAAGAATGCTGCCGCCTGTTAGTCTTTTTGTTCCGTTTTTTATTGTGTTTTTAATGGATGGATTTAGAGGCGTTAAAGAGACGTTTCCTGCGATATTTGTAGCTACTATCAGCTTTGCTGCAACACAGTTTTATAGCTCAAATCATATCGGACCAGAACTTCCTGATATCATTTCGGCGATAGTATCTATCATAGTTACATCTGCATTTTTAAAAATTTGGAAACCAAAAAATATATTCAGAGTAGATGGAAGCGAATATAAAGACGACGGGCAATTAATACCTCTAAAAGATATTTGGTTAGCGTGGGCGCCTTTTGTTATGTTAGTAATAGCTGTAATAATCTGGCAAATTCCTAGCTTCAAAGCACTATTTAAAGCTGGAGGAATGTTTGAATTTACTGGTATGACGTTTGTTATATATGAAGATATCAAATTTAGACTAGACTTAATACTTACAGCAGGTACGGCTATACTTTTAGCTGGTATAGTAAGTATATTTATACTAAGTGTAAATGCAAAAACAGTTGCTCTAGCAGCCAAAGATACTTTAAAAGAGATGAAAATTCCTGTACTTACAATAGGTCTAGTTGTCGCTTACGCGGTTTTAGCCGAAAAAAGCGGTCAAGCAAGTCTTATGGGAACAGCTCTTGCTCAAACAGGAGACGCATTTGCATTTTTCTCTCCTATTATAGGTTGGTTAGGAGTATTTCTCACAGGCTCAGATACTAGCTCAAACTTACTATTTGGCTCGCTTCAAGTAGCAGCTGCAAACGCACTTATGAGCGCACCTGATGCGACAGTTAAACAAGGTCTTGACGTACTGTTCTTAGCAGCAAATACATTTGGCGGCGTAGTTGGCAAAATGATAAGTCCGCAAAGTATAGCTATAGCGTGCGCGGCTGTTGGTTTAGTAGGAAAAGAAAGTGATCTATTTAGATTTACAGTAAAATACTCGATAGGATTTATAATAGCTTGTGGAGCTATAACCTATATCATAGCTCACTGGTTACCATTTATAATCCCAACTGCTTGA